GGGCAATAATGGAGGCTGACCCCAAGCTATGGGCCAGAGGTGCCTTAGGAACAGGAGCCTTGATAATCTTATCGTTAAAATTCTTCTCGCTACAGTTCTGGCACTTGTAAGCGTGTTGGACATGGTCAAGGCGTTTCAATTGGGCAGGGATATAAACCAATTCCTGCCTCTGAATACAAGAACCAATCTCTTTCAACTGACCGTGACAGTCTGGACAAGTGCAGTCTTCGCCTTTTAGTTCATGATGAACCATCTCTGGAGTAAACTGACTGAAAACAGCCTGACGAACTCCCTTAGTTTTCTTACGTTTATAGGTAATCGTTTCTGTGTCACCTGGGTAAGTCAGCGTCTTCTTCAGGAAGTGGTTCTTCTTCGAAGAGACTTAGCTGACCAGGCTGATACGCAACTTTCTCTGATGATTTGCCATAAAGTTTTTGAGTTAAGTAAGCTACTTGTTCACGAAGGAGGGTCAACTCATTGGTCATGATTTCAATAGTTTTTGTTAGACTTTCAATCACTTTATCTTGTGACTCCATGGACTTACCCCCTTCTTTTTATCTCATTATACCGAAAAGAAAGCCATGATTTCAATAGAAATCACGACTTTTTGTAGATTTTATTTTAGGACTTATCGAAAATCCCTTCATCAACCAGTCTACTTGCTCGGAAGTGAGGGCTTTGACCTCATGTTCATCATTAGGCCAAGTGAGTTTGCCATTTTCAAATCGCTTGTAAAGCAACCAGAAACCTTGTCCATCCCAGTAAAGAGCTTTGAACCGGTCTTTGCGACCACCACAGAAAAGAAAAACTTGACCAGAAAAGGAATCTAATTCAAATTGACGTTTAACAAGATAAGCCAGCGAATCAATCCCCTGTCTCATATCGGTTTTGCCACAAACCAGATAGACCTGCCCTAAATCACTGAGTCGGATGCTCATAAGCAAGTACCTTATCTAAAATAGTTTCCAGTGTTTCTTGATGAAGAGATTGGAACAAGCTTAGTTCAACTTTTCCAATACCCATTTTCAGTACCAGATCATTTCTGGATTTATGAGGAAATCGACGAGATTGTGGTGTTTTCAAGGGAACAATAGGTTGTGACATCAAAATAGCCTCCAGTTCTGTTTTCTGATAACAGTATACTAGAGGCGCGGAAAATATCATAGACACCTGGTTATGGGGCGGTTACGAAGAATTGCATTATTATCAGATATTCATGGCAATCAGACGGCGTTAGAAGCTGTTCTAGCAGATACAAGGGCGATAGGAGTAACGGATTACTGGGTTTTGGGAGATAGTGTCATGCCTGGAAGTGGTCGCAAGGAGTTGCTTGACTTACTAGCCAGTTTACCGATTAGCCTTGAGGTGAGAGGGAATTGGGAGGATAGTTTATGGCGTGCAGCCCATGGTTTGCTGCATATAGAGAGACCGAGCCATCTTTATCTCATGCGTTTGTGTGCGTATGTGATGGAGGAAATTTCACTGGAGGAGATTGATGGACGCCATCTTCTTCCTATGCAGGAAATCCGTTCTATTCAAGGTTTGGAGATAGTAGTCAGCCATCATTTGCCAGAAAAAAATTGGGGCCGTGAGTTAATTCATATTGGGGCACAGGAAGAGTTTGACAAGTTGTTTCAGGGAAATCAAGCCTCAATTGCAATTTACGGTCACATTCATCAGCAATTATTACGCTATGGTAGCCAAGGGCAAATGATTATCAATCCCGGTTCTATCGGTCAACCCTTTTTCATGGATGACCACTTGCGCAAGGATTTACGGGCTCAATATGCTGTTTTAGAGATTGATAATCAGGGTTTAGCGAATGTGGATTTTCGTCGGGTTGCCTATGATGTAGAGTTAGAATTACATCGTGCCAAACTTCAGGAGCTTCCTTATTTTGAGATTTACCGTGAAAGCTTGGTCAATGGCATTCATCATACACATAATCATGAGTGGCTAGCAGAGATTGCCCAGAGGGAAAGATATGAAGAAGAGGTGCAGCAGTTCTTTAAAAGCAGATGAAGCTTGCACTTCTTTTGAAAAAGGGATATACTAGGGAAAAAGGAGGACGATATGCAAATTTCAAGTCGATTTACAATTGCGACCCATATCTTGGTCGTACTCGCCTTAGAAGGGGAGCAGACAAAGGTAACAAGCGATTATTTAGCAGGGAGCGTAGGGGTAAATCCTGTGATTATTCGTAACGTCCTATCTCAGTTAAAGGCTGCCAATCTGGTGAGTGTTGCAAGAGGGACAGGTGGTGCCAAGGTGATTCAAGACCCGTCTACTATTACGCTCTATGATATTTACGAGGCGGTTGATAGTTTGGGACAATCCGGTCAGCTGTTTGGTTTTCATGAAAATCCCAATCCAAACTGCAACATCGGTCGCAACATCCATGCCGTGCTAGATGATCGCTTAGAAGCTGCCCAGCGGGCTTTGGAAGCTGAACTCAGCCAAACAAGTCTGGCAGATTTGGTTCAAGATGCACAGGGCAAGAGTCCTGCGGACAGCTAAGCAATCTGAAAAGACAATCTAATCGTATAATTGCCCTGTTGCGATGAATTCCAATCGGAGAAAGTTTTGAGAAAGTAACCTAATCATGATGGTAGAAAAGACTAGCTTGCTAGTCTTTTTTTGGATAGGAATGATTGGTTTCTACTCATTTGATTTCAAAAATAGTTGAGCTTGGGATAAACCAAAATGAAGTAGGCTAAGTCAGTTAAACAGGATGCTTTTTAGTAGCTAAAACGGACAGTCATAAAGATATGTCATTCATGTCTGAACCGCCGAGGAAGGCGGTCGACATGCTAATTTTAATTTTGTTTAGTATAATTTCGGATTTTCTAAGTTGTAATGATTGACATGACAACAAGTAAGTGTTAGAATTGTTGTAACAAAAACAATTACAACAAAAGGAGAAACAAAATGAAACTAGCAGTTATTGGAGCAAATGGACAAGCAGGACAGGCGATTGTGGCAGAAGCAGTAGCCCGTGGACATGAGGTGACAGCGATTGTTCGCTCAAGCAATCAATCTCAAGCACAAGCGGTTCTGCAAAAGGATTTATTTGACTTGGAATCAGCAGATTTGAGTGGATTTGATGCAGTGGTGAGCGCTTTTGGTGCCTTTACTCCTGAAACATTGCCGCAGCACACGACTTCTTTGGAGCATGTAGCGAGTATTTTGGCTGGAAGCGAT
The window above is part of the Streptococcus himalayensis genome. Proteins encoded here:
- a CDS encoding IS66 family transposase, translated to MESQDKVIESLTKTIEIMTNELTLLREQVAYLTQKLYGKSSEKVAYQPGQLSLFEEEPLPEEDADLPR
- the tnpB gene encoding IS66 family insertion sequence element accessory protein TnpB (TnpB, as the term is used for proteins encoded by IS66 family insertion elements, is considered an accessory protein, since TnpC, encoded by a neighboring gene, is a DDE family transposase.), with amino-acid sequence MSIRLSDLGQVYLVCGKTDMRQGIDSLAYLVKRQFELDSFSGQVFLFCGGRKDRFKALYWDGQGFWLLYKRFENGKLTWPNDEHEVKALTSEQVDWLMKGFSISPKIKSTKSRDFY
- a CDS encoding metallophosphoesterase family protein, which encodes MGRLRRIALLSDIHGNQTALEAVLADTRAIGVTDYWVLGDSVMPGSGRKELLDLLASLPISLEVRGNWEDSLWRAAHGLLHIERPSHLYLMRLCAYVMEEISLEEIDGRHLLPMQEIRSIQGLEIVVSHHLPEKNWGRELIHIGAQEEFDKLFQGNQASIAIYGHIHQQLLRYGSQGQMIINPGSIGQPFFMDDHLRKDLRAQYAVLEIDNQGLANVDFRRVAYDVELELHRAKLQELPYFEIYRESLVNGIHHTHNHEWLAEIAQRERYEEEVQQFFKSR
- a CDS encoding Rrf2 family transcriptional regulator, which codes for MQISSRFTIATHILVVLALEGEQTKVTSDYLAGSVGVNPVIIRNVLSQLKAANLVSVARGTGGAKVIQDPSTITLYDIYEAVDSLGQSGQLFGFHENPNPNCNIGRNIHAVLDDRLEAAQRALEAELSQTSLADLVQDAQGKSPADS